From Nerophis lumbriciformis linkage group LG11, RoL_Nlum_v2.1, whole genome shotgun sequence, one genomic window encodes:
- the LOC133610009 gene encoding alpha-(1,3)-fucosyltransferase 7-like isoform X2, with the protein MFLVQKSMKTSQDCNHPKEVTSASMKKYIFLCILCVLTLVPLYVWLIGYSSPAVSLSDNSEQRNVTILLWHWTAERVRAISQNMCWERFNIPHCKVMMQEALYMKADVVVFHNLELSTGRLKLPLELPRPPGQRWAWMSIQSPDNNGRLLGEYGGVFNLTVNYRRDADVSIPYGGFVPREFGDPVDDIPMEKTDLVCWVVSHYKDSFRRSQVYEELNAVIPVKVYGRWSNNPLEPNDLLPTISRCYFYLAFENSIAKDYITEKLWINSYQSGAVPVVLGPPVEEYKAVAPPYSFIHVDEFASVKELAEYLQELAGDAKRYGEYMQWKRDWKVQPSINKEWRLCQICLRYPSFPPHKVYTDLAAWDKAT; encoded by the exons ATGTTCTTAGTCCAAAAATCAATGAAGACTTCACAG GACTGCAACCATCCCAAAGAGGTCACATCTGCCTCAATGAAGAAGTACATCTTCCTCTGCATCCTCTGCGTTCTAACGCTGGTTCCTCTTTACGTCTGGCTGATAGGATACTCGTCCCCAGCAGTTTCCTTGTCCGACAACTCAGAACAACGCAACGTGACCATCCTTCTGTGGCACTGGACCGCTGAACGTGTTAGGGCTATCAGCCAGAACATGTGCTGGGAACGCTTCAACATCCCACACTGTAAAGTTATGATGCAGGAGGCCTTGTACATGAAAGCAGACGTGGTAGTGTTCCATAACCTCGAGCTGTCAACAGGACGGCTGAAACTGCCCCTGGAGCTCCCCAGGCCGCCGGGCCAGAGGTGGGCTTGGATGTCCATACAGTCCCCTGATAACAACGGGAGACTGCTGGGAGAATATGGAGGCGTGTTCAACCTCACCGTGAACTACAGGAGAGACGCAGATGTTAGCATACCATATGGTGGGTTTGTACCACGAGAGTTTGGAGATCCAGTGGACGACATCCCAATGGAGAAAACTGATCTGGTCTGCTGGGTGGTCAGCCACTACAAGGATTCCTTCAGAAGAAGCCAAGTGTACGAAGAACTCAACGCAGTCATTCCTGTAAAGGTCTATGGACGCTggtcaaataatcctcttgagcCCAATGACCTTCTTCCTACAATATCTCGTTGCTACTTCTATTTGGCCTTCGAGAACAGCATCGCCAAAGATTATATCACAGAGAAACTGTGGATCAATTCCTACCAAAGTGGGGCGGTGCCGGTCGTCCTGGGACCACCGGTGGAGGAATACAAGGCTGTGGCGCCGCCTTACTCTTTCATCCACGTCGACGAGTTTGCTTCAGTGAAAGAACTTGCCGAGTATCTGCAGGAGCTGGCGGGCGACGCCAAGCGTTACGGCGAGTATATGCaatggaagagagactggaaggtgCAACCGTCCATTAACAAGGAATGGAGATTGTGTCAGATCTGCTTGCGGTACCCCAGCTTCCCTCCGCACAAAGTCTACACTGACCTGGCAGCCTGGGATAAAGCTACTTAA
- the LOC133610009 gene encoding alpha-(1,3)-fucosyltransferase 7-like isoform X1: MSVVQKDLKTSQDCNHPKEVTSASMKKYIFLCILCVLTLVPLYVWLIGYSSPAVSLSDNSEQRNVTILLWHWTAERVRAISQNMCWERFNIPHCKVMMQEALYMKADVVVFHNLELSTGRLKLPLELPRPPGQRWAWMSIQSPDNNGRLLGEYGGVFNLTVNYRRDADVSIPYGGFVPREFGDPVDDIPMEKTDLVCWVVSHYKDSFRRSQVYEELNAVIPVKVYGRWSNNPLEPNDLLPTISRCYFYLAFENSIAKDYITEKLWINSYQSGAVPVVLGPPVEEYKAVAPPYSFIHVDEFASVKELAEYLQELAGDAKRYGEYMQWKRDWKVQPSINKEWRLCQICLRYPSFPPHKVYTDLAAWDKAT, from the exons ATGTCCGTAGTCCAAAAAGATTTGAAGACTTCACAG GACTGCAACCATCCCAAAGAGGTCACATCTGCCTCAATGAAGAAGTACATCTTCCTCTGCATCCTCTGCGTTCTAACGCTGGTTCCTCTTTACGTCTGGCTGATAGGATACTCGTCCCCAGCAGTTTCCTTGTCCGACAACTCAGAACAACGCAACGTGACCATCCTTCTGTGGCACTGGACCGCTGAACGTGTTAGGGCTATCAGCCAGAACATGTGCTGGGAACGCTTCAACATCCCACACTGTAAAGTTATGATGCAGGAGGCCTTGTACATGAAAGCAGACGTGGTAGTGTTCCATAACCTCGAGCTGTCAACAGGACGGCTGAAACTGCCCCTGGAGCTCCCCAGGCCGCCGGGCCAGAGGTGGGCTTGGATGTCCATACAGTCCCCTGATAACAACGGGAGACTGCTGGGAGAATATGGAGGCGTGTTCAACCTCACCGTGAACTACAGGAGAGACGCAGATGTTAGCATACCATATGGTGGGTTTGTACCACGAGAGTTTGGAGATCCAGTGGACGACATCCCAATGGAGAAAACTGATCTGGTCTGCTGGGTGGTCAGCCACTACAAGGATTCCTTCAGAAGAAGCCAAGTGTACGAAGAACTCAACGCAGTCATTCCTGTAAAGGTCTATGGACGCTggtcaaataatcctcttgagcCCAATGACCTTCTTCCTACAATATCTCGTTGCTACTTCTATTTGGCCTTCGAGAACAGCATCGCCAAAGATTATATCACAGAGAAACTGTGGATCAATTCCTACCAAAGTGGGGCGGTGCCGGTCGTCCTGGGACCACCGGTGGAGGAATACAAGGCTGTGGCGCCGCCTTACTCTTTCATCCACGTCGACGAGTTTGCTTCAGTGAAAGAACTTGCCGAGTATCTGCAGGAGCTGGCGGGCGACGCCAAGCGTTACGGCGAGTATATGCaatggaagagagactggaaggtgCAACCGTCCATTAACAAGGAATGGAGATTGTGTCAGATCTGCTTGCGGTACCCCAGCTTCCCTCCGCACAAAGTCTACACTGACCTGGCAGCCTGGGATAAAGCTACTTAA